Proteins from a single region of Plasmodium brasilianum strain Bolivian I chromosome 13, whole genome shotgun sequence:
- a CDS encoding pentatricopeptide repeat-containing protein 1, whose protein sequence is MKLAYCCYVFYIIESVLCMKLKCKKRNNVFFLNNYSVNVINIVDKNRKKRIISTTGLFKKEKKDGILKRNNIRKIHLYSNKKEKEGNDNNVDINDDILVKKKNEKEVEQSLIPLNMDWIKVMNLIYSSKEVDATTLAFNAAISAVEKKGCLVTVLDLLETMKRKNIKPDLVSYKLILSLCEKYHLAENAEIIFEEMIETDKLTPTYEIYALMISCFSKMGNGFKAIEFFEKLRNDPFVEEMKNININNDKEKLEKWKDAFAQNELVEEGTEIENSGYNTHFKEISQKIKNTEKASSKIQYSEYANVIFACNMSNLLEQGIKYFEELLNSDKYLPSIFVYENIFDLLGKNGNYQKCLEYYNKLKDDPNLKKNLNVNILNNVLKALSIYNKINIIEDIWNNEFDELLLTPNSISYQILLQVYGNIDDYEKSFKLFKEMHVKKLLNNKNILPFLYTINAFKNCGIYNYAIYVLRIAKLLAVSGNDLLMLYNNTMISCMNSKKYDIIISLYAELITLQEKENALEINMNTLSFVLLAFKELKMHEDFTNLKNLIIQKNYKLTPLGSKLINETPDS, encoded by the coding sequence ATGAAATTAGCTTACTGCTGTTAtgtgttttatataatagaaaGTGTTTTATGTATGAAGCTGAAATGTAAGAAGAGAAATAATGTTTTCTTCTTAAATAACTATTCTGtcaatgtaataaatattgtagataaaaataggaagaaaagaattatttcTACTACaggtttatttaaaaaggagaaaaaagaTGGCAtcttaaaaagaaataatattagaaaaatacatttatacagtaataaaaaggagaaagaaggaaatgataataatgttgacataaatgatgatatattagtaaaaaaaaaaaacgaaaaagaagTAGAGCAAAGTTTAATTCCTTTAAATATGGACTGGATCAAAGTAATGAATTTGATATATTCTAGTAAAGAGGTGGATGCAACTACCTTAGCTTTCAATGCTGCAATATCTGcagttgaaaaaaaaggttgCTTAGTAACTGTTTTAGACTTACTAGAAAcgatgaaaagaaaaaatataaaaccaGACTTAGTGtcttataaattaattctaAGTCTGTGTGAGAAATATCATTTAGCTGAAAATgctgaaataatttttgagGAAATGATAGAAACGGATAAACTTACTCCTACTTATGAAATTTACGCTCTTATGATTAGttgtttttcaaaaatggGTAATGGATTTAAAGCGAttgaattttttgaaaaacttAGAAACGATCCCTTTGttgaagaaatgaaaaatataaatataaataatgataaggaaaaattggaaaaatggaaagatGCCTTTGCGCAAAATGAATTAGTCGAAGAAGGCACTGAAATAGAAAATAGTGGTTATAATACacattttaaagaaataagtcaaaaaataaaaaatacggaAAAAGCTAGTAGTAAAATTCAATATAGTGAATATGCTAATGTAATATTTGCATGTAATATGTCCAATTTACTTGAACaaggaataaaatattttgaagaaTTACTAAACAGTGACAAGTATTTACCCtctatttttgtatatgaaaatatttttgatttgttaggaaaaaatggaaactATCAGAAATGTCTAgagtattataataaattaaaagatgatcctaatttaaaaaaaaatctgaatgttaatattttaaataatgtattaaaagccttaagtatttataacaaaattaatattattgaaGATATATGGAATAATGAATTTGATGAACTGTTACTAACACCAAATAGTATATCATATCAAATTCTTTTACAAGTATACGGAAATATAGATGATTATGAAAAATCTTTCAAgttatttaaagaaatgcacgtgaaaaaattattaaacaataaaaacattctaccatttttatatacaattaatgcttttaaaaattgtggtatatataattatgccATTTACGTCTTAAGGATCGCCAAATTATTAGCAGTCTCAGGGAATGACTTATTAATGCTATACAACAACACTATGATATCATGTATGAATtccaaaaaatatgatattatcatttctttATATGCTGAATTAATAACCTTgcaagaaaaagaaaacgcacttgaaataaatatgaatacaCTTAGCTTTGTTCTCCTTGCTTtcaaagaattaaaaatgcaTGAAGATTtcacaaatttaaaaaatttaattattcaaaaaaattacaaattaaCACCTCTTGGTTCGAAGCTAATCAATGAAACTCCCGATTCATAA
- a CDS encoding glycerophosphodiester phosphodiesterase codes for MITYRRMLGVLVLALLQLRYCMNTMSTTIVGHRGCGSSDPGGSSVYPENSLYSFKKALDNKIDGVELDVWLTKDNEVVVIHGTDDGLLGHTLLNDKTSTAKYIEELTVKEIQSYHYKEPWILTKGKEFYGKDVNVISNEYEEEVKYSTLSENQKLEKVKEYDQYIKAYQNVEEIDELEKIFKEYFVNDESDENKVEGAKSLEDNVDEIVEEENIEEENIEEENIEEENVHEENVDGESIEEKNIKEENIEEASVDDPNVEASTDMLGKEIDENMSEEEFVKSIQCEHCKSLYVNYISKKNYDVKRKMLLAKFIFKFYHVPLLTDILNTYKNKLTYDIELKGTKENLGLYLLEILKNYKDYKFKFSSFNWVLQDDDIKKKIFKNKNMKNIDYASYPYDNLKKIDLLKVLRKNKLNIPVALLFADDEVMPNLNSILCTMKYYNADWAHFSYRLYKKPIIINCNKKNKTISVDYLVKILHKNNKKIMIYWGTEDKDQYDDIIFYLKLNVDSLCPNNIELAKQALHQVHNN; via the coding sequence ATGATTACATACAGGCGTATGTTAGGAGTACTTGTACTCGCCCTGCTGCAACTGAGGTATTGTATGAACACCATGTCCACTACTATTGTGGGTCATAGGGGGTGTGGCTCAAGTGATCCAGGAGGAAGTTCTGTATATCCAGAAAATTCtctttattcatttaaaaaagcaTTAGATAATAAAATTGATGGAGTAGAACTAGATGTATGGTTAACTAAAGACAATGAAGTGGTAGTAATACATGGAACAGATGATGGTTTACTTGGTCATACCttattaaatgataaaactTCAACAGCCAAGTATATTGAAGAATTAACAGTAAAAGAAATTCAAAGTTATCATTATAAAGAACCCTGGATCCTTACCAAGGGAAAAGAATTTTATGGAAAAGATGTAAATGTTATTTCTAACGAATATGAGGAGGAAGTGAAATATTCTACCTTAAGTGAGAATcaaaaattagaaaaggTAAAAGAGTATGACCAATACATCAAGGCTTACCAAAATGTAGAAGAAATTGatgaattagaaaaaatatttaaggaATATTTTGTCAATGATGAATCTGATGAAAACAAAGTCGAAGGGGCGAAAAGTTTAGAAGATAATGTAGATGAGATTGTAGAAGAGGAAAATATAGAAGAGGAAAATATAGAAGAGGAAAATATAGAAGAGGAAAATGTACACGAGGAAAATGTAGACGGGGAAAGTatagaagagaaaaatataaaagaggaaaatataGAAGAGGCAAGTGTAGACGATCCAAATGTAGAAGCGTCCACTGATATGTTAGGGAAAGAAATAGATGAAAACATGAGTGAGGAAGAATTTGTAAAATCTATCCAATGTGAACACTGTAAGTCTCTTTATGTAAACTATAtcagcaaaaaaaattatgatgtaaaaagaaaaatgttacTCGCAAAATTCATCTTCAAATTTTACCATGTACCATTATTAAcagatatattaaatacatacaaaaataaattaacatatGATATCGAATTAAAAGGAACCAAAGAAAATTTgggtttatatttattagaaattttaaagaacTATAAAGATTACAAGTTTAAGTTTAGTTCATTTAACTGGGTTTTACAAGatgatgatataaaaaaaaaaatttttaaaaataaaaatatgaaaaacatAGATTATGCTTCATACCCTTACGAtaatcttaaaaaaattgatctATTAAAAGTATTACGAAAAAATAAGTTGAATATACCTGTAGCTCTATTATTTGCAGATGATGAAGTAATGCCAAATCTCAATTCAATTCTTTGTACTATGAAATATTACAATGCTGACTGGGCTCATTTCTCATAcagattatataaaaaacctATTATCATAAattgcaataaaaaaaataaaaccatATCAGTAGACTACcttgttaaaattttacataaaaataataaaaaaattatgatttaCTGGGGAACCGAAGATAAAGATCAGTATGATGatattatattctatttAAAACTAAATGTAGATTCCTTGTGTCCAAATAACATAGAACTGGCTAAGCAGGCTTTGCATCAAGTGCATAACAACTAA
- a CDS encoding transcription elongation factor SPT6 produces MACDIYGDIIEYIYLDNIYLDVIKKENLPVEQEKITKDVNLFISFLKKIKPDVIVIGIRDVHSYLLYLYIQNFVNNNMQVNSTKEDLLNTSTRNGSNIHTSSIDNGNNKYIVIAENMYIPCIVTNSIKFSVDLTNKYSREALICLSLCRFVQNPLCVIISLFEEENKNMFNICLHDLQKYVCSYKLESLFYRIIIDIVNKTGCDINFVKKKKKHLGNTISYIAGLGLRKREELMKLLHNRNLNTREDLLTLSANKNLIGKCVYRNCSSFIRIIGNGDEYVEALDNTRIHPLNCYDLIQELFKNSVDKKNNFLKNKNTYDIVNYIIDKKKLIRNIEIKEYARKYYNEKKIFIYPYLKFIKKELLHPYKDYRYNYEKKTEEELFYLIINEKKENLTIGSEVVCKMNYINKNSSYIKITILPYNIRGVISDSREFLRQLRKYYNERMNLINANFENMNIINKNNYYNQNNNLKDAEYINNSVIGELIKGRIVSMSYNLYNKFETNFHVVVTEENIKKIKKQIFMQNLMKYPFNYDNLSPLIELDINHDNNTFIENHFKKLNDNEDFEDFDDDDEKIKMKNKNKYYQSKKFANHPNFKLWNYHEIHAYLKQTNIVIGESIIYPSNELNKLYVLIKTCDNPFIIAKFTIYEKNIQHNMQYNNNINKNMQSLQQIYLINNEQFKSIDHIISHFCENLKKNLLELYNHPKCKRRKTIDEVRKELSQESLLKPDNIVWALIPPIILSQKGANESEKNSQDFNPLRFTLMVIPPHNHLHQHLRSNNYSNAFQPKDLIVLQDSIYVDHKSFKLWTRVERNFKNLVNWWKEKGYWNRQNERLEYMNEKKKKMEEYKKLKGIKN; encoded by the coding sequence ATGGCATGTGATATATATGGAGATATTATTGAGTACATATACCTagataacatatatttagatgttataaaaaaggaaaatttgcCTGTtgaacaagaaaaaattacaaaagatGTTAATCTatttatatcctttttaaaaaaaattaaaccaGATGTAATAGTTATTGGAATTAGAGATGTGCATTCCTATCTCCtttatttgtacatacaaaattttgttaataataatatgcaaGTAAATAGTACAAAGGAAGACTTACTCAATACGAGTACCCGTAATGGTAGTAACATACATACTAGTAGTATTGATAATGGAAATAACAAATACATCGTTATAGCggaaaatatgtatattcccTGTATAGTGACTAATAGCATAAAATTTAGTGTGgatttaacaaataaatattcaaggGAAGCTCTTATATGTTTATCCCTCTGTAGGTTTGTGCAAAATCCGTTATGTgtcattatttctttatttgaggaagaaaacaaaaatatgtttaacaTCTGTTTGCAtgatttacaaaaatatgtgtGCAGCTACAAGTTAgaatcattattttatagaattattatagatattgtaaataaaacTGGGTGtgatataaattttgtaaaaaagaaaaaaaaacatttaggAAATACGATAAGTTATATTGCAGGATTAGGGTTAAGAAAGAGAGAAGagttaatgaaattattacataacaGAAACTTAAATACTCGAGAAGATTTGCTGACCTTGTCagctaataaaaatttaataggTAAATGTGTGTACCGAAATTGCTCATCATTTATTAGAATTATTGGAAATGGAGATGAATATGTAGAGGCTTTAGATAATACTAGAATACATCCATTAAACTGCTATGATTTGATAcaagaattatttaaaaattctgttgataagaagaataattttttaaaaaataaaaacaccTATGACATTgtgaattatattattgataAAAAGAAGCTTATACgaaatattgaaataaaagaatatgcaagaaaatattacaacgaaaagaaaatttttatttacccATATTTGAAATTTATAAAGAAGGAATTGTTACACCCTTATAAAGATTATCGATACAACTATGAGAAGAAAACAGAAGAggaattattttacttaatcattaatgaaaagaaagaaaatttaacTATCGGTTCTGAAGTAGTTTGTAAAATGAAttacataaacaaaaatagtagttatataaaaataacaatattacCATATAATATTAGAGGTGTTATTAGTGACTCAAGAGAATTTTTAAGACAGTTAAGAAAGTATTACAACGAAAGAATGAATTTAATTAATgcaaattttgaaaatatgaatattataaataaaaataattattacaatCAGAATAACAATTTGAAGGATGcagaatatattaacaattcCGTAATAGGGGAACTAATAAAAGGTAGAATAGTATCAATGAGCTATAATCTGTACAATAAATTTGAAACGAATTTTCACGTAGTTGTGActgaagaaaatattaaaaaaataaaaaaacaaatatttatgcaAAATTTGATGAAATATCCATTTAATTATGATAACTTATCTCCATTAATAGAATTAGATATCAATCATGATAATAATACCTTTATTGaaaatcattttaaaaagttaaatgaTAATGAAGATTTTGAAGATtttgatgatgatgatgaaaaaattaaaatgaagaataaaaacaaatattatcaAAGCAAAAAATTTGCAAACCATCCAAATTTTAAGTTATGGAATTATCATGAAATACATGCTTATTTAAAACAAACGAACATAGTTATTGGTGAGTCTATTATATACCCGTCAAATGAGCTtaacaaattatatgtacttataaaaACTTGTGATAACCCTTTTATTATTGCAAAATTTACTatatacgaaaaaaatattcagcATAATAtgcaatataataataatataaataaaaatatgcagtCTTTAcaacaaatttatttaatcaaTAATGAACAATTTAAATCAATTGATCATATAATATCCCATTTTtgtgaaaatttaaaaaaaaatttattagaatTATACAACCATCCAAAATGCAAAAGGAGGAAAACCATTGATGAAGTCAGAAAAGAATTATCTCAAGAGAGTTTATTAAAACCTGATAATATTGTATGGGCACTTATACCTCCAATTATTTTATCACAAAAAGGTGCAAATGaatcagaaaaaaatagtcaAGATTTTAATCCATTACGGTTTACATTAATGGTTATACCTCCCCATAATCATCTTCATCAGCATTTACGTTCAAATAATTACAGTAATGCATTTCAACCGAAGGATCTGATAGTGCTGCAGGATTCTATATATGTTGATCATAAATCTTTTAAGTTATGGACTAGAGTGGagagaaattttaaaaatttagttAACTGGTGGAAGGAAAAGGGATATTGGAACCGTCAGAATGAAAGACTCGAATACAtgaatgaaaagaaaaaaaaaatggaggaatataaaaaacttaAGGGCATCAAAAATTGA
- a CDS encoding transcription elongation factor SPT6 encodes MQVIRNEKDTKHRRLKKMKNVDDNDLYNDHPKNDNENKIDHLKDKDYFIDDSETSLKKQKGESKSNLFNYEENMSDTRENENEEEEEEEGYPMSSDNIYKTDSYIHEMISQTFGDVNTVLDIINISPVKKKKKYDYENDEDEEDYEEDQEENPEDLFSKDMILDDEDSSRIKKKKKKRIVSFFDEINENLKKKGMEEDSDYEVDLDKAENEKYGDGGEDGEIEQEEDDEGEEEEEEEGEDDDEEEEDEEDEDEEGDDEADEGDSEEGDYQEEESDNELYEEEYKKICGEEYEDYDDYCEYDEYAEVPYYEDEMYNDEGYKGQQYKDEEYKDEVHKDETYEDEIYEGDTHERKKKKKVLSIMDEDALEKSKDTSNLFNDEAIIVCKEKGKKFMKRKKKKKKKKKKIKKKSFDIISSKWKTFAEPDETLNQLLTRKDDLIRYSDIPERYYFTYKKRKFKMTKKFILIESKWIVNKLKEKYPNYFTYKNFEKIIEENYDNIYDDVNVNDFLCDNFLLKKCILILNMMIKYKNEIPFIFFHKSYLIYPPFNLNMVWDIHELDKVWYKNFIKIKKLKSKLKILNSKTYNNIHSSVFDIMNKYNEMYYEDVNIYYYYIKNNLINDGNNQENTGGILSIKDDKDLYDEHNKNGGILHESRGGIYPLNNKTNEDNKNEQKERKDNNINEKKYDDNANNESDAYLKEDLFGDSMIEDKRDEEEEEEERKGKNKEMENEKEASGKKSIEEKGSEKKNNEKSIPGLLFVEYVKKNKFNVWDDYLLTTEQFYENISYMYDLIKNEKISPTDEEDSSNNNNNGNLNHYGDSSKSKRYPVGMQNSYSSKVKDKNEKDCLTIFKFNCSKIKNIVTNVPDIYGNDMNIQNQVEDWCRSFFSREVANNKDIFKTLICYYSKLLASHPGIKYILRFFFLKYASLTTVSTNQAEVHVDVCNTDYLAYRLYRFPVHHLLNYSNTKKVSTNSGNNSISMSGNNSVINNDNKYVTSKQEDDTKRNRATPFNVTHDPCYVHNYNVDFFNTQLDESGINIDSKKRELEDYYNMHRYKHIYLEILKNKENKLVHLIIHPILPHENVPWKSDDFNEREKCKKKKKKKNERDLKSYFEREKNKLMKSEILDNEWINNILQQLSYAYCYNCMENNNMFVYIQKKILNNFLCVELLPLFKKNLENLLLASAQNWLMVYIHQSFYLTLNVKPIKIFKKLDKKLGKKSDKKLDRKLDKELEEEKRIIKNRKSSREIIDTLNDREDEYSSDYNRSKDSYTKYHDEDDEEEGKEEYDDDNENEKKRVKKNNKKNYYTDESYSSDQSHRDNKIRKEEKKNKIKKSKKKINHKTDEKYIKNSNKSDLFNSSYSSDNNSYILDDELKKKKKKKKRK; translated from the coding sequence ATGCAAGTtataagaaatgaaaaagacACAAAGCACagaagattaaaaaaaatgaaaaatgtagatgataatgatttatataatgaccatccaaaaaatgataatgaaaataaaatagatcaTTTGAAAGACAAGgattattttattgatgACAGTGAAACTTCTTTAAAAAAGCAGAAAGGAGAATCAAAaagtaatttatttaattatgaagaaaatatgtCAGATACaagagaaaatgaaaatgaagaagaagaagaagaggagGGGTATCCTATGTCTTcagataatatttataaaaccgattcatatatacatgagaTGATTAGCCAGACGTTTGGGGATGTGAACACTGTTTTagatattattaacatttctccagttaaaaaaaaaaaaaaatatgattatgAAAATGATGAGGACGAAGAAGATTATGAAGAAGATCAAGAAGAAAATCCGGAAGACCTTTTTTCTAAAGATATGATATTAGATGATGAAGATTCTAGTCGgattaagaaaaagaaaaaaaagagaatagtTAGTTTCTTTGACGAGATCAATGaaaacttgaaaaaaaaaggaatggaAGAGGATTCGGATTATGAAGTAGATTTGGATAAAgcagaaaatgaaaagtatGGAGATGGGGGTGAGGATGGGGAGATAGAACAAGAGGAGGACGATGAGGGtgaggaagaagaagaagaagagggTGAAGATGATGATGAGGAGGAAGAAGATGAAGAGGATGAAGATGAAGAAGGTGATGATGAAGCGGATGAGGGGGATAGCGAAGAAGGAGATTATCAAGAGGAAGAAAGTGATAATGAACTTTATGAAGAGgagtacaaaaaaatatgtggAGAGGAATATGAAGATTATGATGATTATTGTGAATATGATGAATATGCGGAGGTGCCATATTACGAAGATGAGATGTATAATGATGAGGGGTATAAGGGTCAGCAGTATAAAGACGAGGAGTATAAAGATGAGGTGCATAAGGATGAGACGTATGAAGATGAGATATATGAAGGTGATACACatgaaagaaagaaaaaaaaaaaggttttgAGCATCATGGATGAAGATGCTCTAGAGAAATCAAAAGACACTTCTAATCTATTCAATGATGAAGCAATTATTGTTTGTAAAgagaaagggaaaaaatttatgaaaagaaagaaaaaaaaaaaaaaaaaaaaaaaaaagataaagaaaaaaagtttcGATATAATATCAAGTAAGTGGAAAACTTTTGCTGAACCTGATGAAACGTTAAATCAATTGTTAACAAGAAAAGATGACTTAATCAGATATTCAGATATTCCAGaaagatattattttacctataaaaagagaaaatttaaaatgacTAAGAAGTTCATACTTATAGAATCAAAATGGATAGTAAATAAgttgaaagaaaaatatcccaactattttacatataaaaattttgaaaaaataattgaagagaattatgataatatatatgatgatgTAAATGTGAATGATTTCTTATGtgacaattttttattaaaaaagtgtatattaattttaaatatgatgataaaatataaaaatgaaattccatttattttctttcacAAATCTTATTTGATATACCCTCCATTCAATTTAAATATGGTATGGGATATACATGAATTAGACAAAGTTtggtataaaaattttataaagataaaaaaattaaaaagtaagcttaaaattttgaatagtAAGACTTATAACAACATACATTCCTCTGTTTTTGATATCATGAATAAATACAACGAGATGTATTATGAagatgttaatatatattattattatattaaaaataatttaattaatgatGGAAATAATCAAGAGAACACTGGTGGCATATTAAGTATCAAAGATGATAAGGATCTTTATGATGAGCACAACAAAAATGGGGGAATTCTTCACGAGAGTAGAGGTGGCATATACCCTTTGaacaataaaacaaatgaagATAACAAGAATGAgcaaaaggaaagaaaagacaataacataaatgaaaagaaatatgaCGATAATGCTAACAATGAGAGTGATGCTTATTTAAAGGAGGACCTATTTGGAGACAGCATGATAGAGGACAAAAGGGATgaagaggaagaggaagaggaaAGGAAAGGAAAGAACAAGGAAATGGAAAACGAAAAAGAGGCAAgtggaaaaaaaagcattGAAGAGAAAggaagtgaaaaaaaaaacaatgaaaaaagCATACCAGGTTTGCTATTTGTagaatatgtaaaaaaaaataagttcaATGTATGGGATGACTATTTGCTGACAACGGAACAATTTTACGAAAACATTTCTTATATGTatgatttaattaaaaacgaaaaaattagTCCAACAGATGAGGAAGATAGTagcaacaataacaataacggCAATCTTAACCACTATGGTGATAGTAGTAAAAGCAAAAGATATCCAGTGGGAATGCAAAACAGCTACTCTAGTAAGGTAAAGGACAAGAACGAAAAAGATTGTCTAaccatttttaaatttaactgttcaaagataaaaaatatagtaactAATGTACCAGATATATATGGGAATGatatgaatatacaaaatCAAGTTGAAGATTGGTGTAGAAGTTTTTTTTCAAGAGAAGTAgcaaataataaagatatttttaaaactctTATTTGCTATTATTCCAAGTTATTAGCTTCACATCCTGGCATAAAGTATATCCTTCGCTTCTTCTTTTTGAAATATGCTTCTCTAACAACTGTAAGCACAAATCAAGCTGAAGTACATGTGGATGTATGCAACACAGATTATTTGGCTTATCGATTATATAGGTTTCCTGTTCATCATCTGCTGAACTATTCGAACACAAAAAAAGTTAGCACTAACAGTGGAAATAATAGCATCAGCATGAGCGGAAATAATAGTGTTATCaacaatgataataaatatgttacaTCGAAACAGGAGGATGATACGAAGAGGAATAGAGCTACCCCATTTAACGTAACACATGATCCCTGTTATGTACATAACTACAATGTAGATTTCTTTAATACACAATTAGACGAAAGTGGTATTAACATCGATTCCAAAAAAAGAGAGTTAGAGGATTATTACAATATGCATagatataaacatatatatttagaaattcttaaaaataaggaGAATAAACTAGTTCATCTAATTATTCATCCTATATTACCACATGAAAATGTACCATGGAAAAGTGACGATTTTAATGAAAGAgagaaatgtaaaaaaaaaaaaaaaaaaaaaaatgaaagggACTTGAAAAGTTATTttgaaagggaaaaaaacaaattaatgaaatCAGAGATATTAGACAATGAATggataaataatatactacAACAATTGTCATATgcatattgttataattgtatggaaaataataatatgtttgtttatatacaaaagaaaattttaaataactttttatGCGTCGAATTGTTaccattatttaaaaaaaatttagaaaatttgTTACTAGCAAGTGCACAAAATTGGCTCATGGTTTATATACATCAGTCCTTTTATTTAACACTTAACGTTAAAcctattaaaatatttaaaaaattagataaGAAATTGGGTAAAAAATCTGACAAAAAATTGGATAGAAAATTAGATAAAGAATTAGAGGAAGAGAAgcgaataattaaaaatagaaaaagtaGCAGAGAAATAATTGACACATTAAATGATAGGGAGGATGAATATTCATCCGATTACAATAGAAGCAAAGATTCATATACGAAGTATCATGATGAGGATGACGAGGAGGAGGGGAAAGAAGAATACGATGATGACAAcgaaaatgagaaaaaacgtgtaaagaaaaataataaaaaaaattattacacaGATGAATCATACAGCAGTGACCAGTCACATAGAGACaacaaaataagaaaagaagagaaaaaaaataaaataaaaaaaagcaagaaaaagataaatcaCAAAAcagatgaaaaatatatcaagaATTCGAACAAGTCTGATTTGTTTAATTCGTCTTATTCTTCAGATAACAACTCCTATATATTAGatgatgaattaaaaaaaaaaaaaaaaaaaaaaaaaaggaaatga